DNA from Pirellulales bacterium:
GCAAACGACCGGCCGCTCAGGCCGGCCCATCGCGCGTGGCGCAGCGCGAGCGCGGCGTCAAACCGCTGGCGGTTGAGGAGGGGGCGCCATGAAAAAGCGCGAACGGCTATTGATGGTGATCGTCGGGGTGATGGTCGCCGGCTACCTGGGTCACATGCTCTTCAATCGACTGTTGCAGGCGCCGCTGGCGGCAAAATACGAACGTGTCGAGAAACTAAAACGCGACATCACGAAAAAGCAAGGTCAGCTCCGCCGCGCCCGCCAGGCCTCTGCCAAGCTGGCGGGCTGGCAAGAGCAATCGCTCCCCTCGAACCAGGAACGCGCCGCCTCGCTCTATCAAGAGTGGTTGCTCGATCTGGTGGGCAAAGCGGGGCTCAAGACGCCCAATGTGGATTCGGGCGCGCCGGTCGTGCGCAAAGGGGTGTACAGCATGATCCCGTTTTCGATCCGCGGACGCGGCACGATCGAGCAGCTCACGCGTTTCTTGTACGAGTTTTACAGCGCCAACCACCTGCATCAGGTGACGCGCATCAACATCACGCCGGTTCCCAAGTCGAACGAACTCGATCTGTCGCTGGCCATCGAGGCGCTGGCGCTGGTCGACGCCAACGACGCCACCAAGCTCAGCGGCGAGCGCTCCGAGCGATTGGCGTCGGTGGAGTGGGGCGCCTACCGGCCGATTGTCGACCGCAATCTGTTTGGGCAGACCGCGGCCGAGTTGGACCCGGCCGATTTCGCCTTTCTGACCGCCATCTTGGATGTCGATGGCGTCCCCCAGGCTTGGCTTACTGTGCGCACCACGGGTGAGATTTTGAAGCTGCGGCCAGGGCAGGCGTTTGAGGTGGGCCAGTTTCACGGCACCGTGGCCGAAATCACCTCCCCCGACATTGTGATCGACTCCGACGAAGAGCGCTGGCTGCTCACGCTAGGCGAAAAACTGAGCCAGGCCACGGCCCTGCCCCCGGGCTTCTAGCTGGCGCTCCCTTGGCGGAGGCGGCGCCAATCGCCTATGCTCTGCGCCTGGCGAGGGCGTCAAAATCAGGGAGGGAGTTCGCTCGCATGGCATCGGCCAAGATCGACGTAATCGGCCCCAACGAGGTGCCGCTGATCGCGGAGCTATACAGCAACATCTTTCGCCCCGCGCGCGATGGCGCCTTCTTCCGCCGACGGTTTCAGGGACGTTACAACGTGCTCATGCTGCTGGCCCACCTCGACGAGAGCCCGGTGGGCTTTTTTGTCGGGTTCGAACTGAAGCCGACGGTCTTTTTCGCCTGGCTCTACGGGGTCTTGCCCGACCAACGGCGGCAGGGCATCGCCAGTCAGCTCATGGAGGCGGTGCATGGCTGGGCGGTGGAACACGGTTACGACTCCATTCGTTTCGAATGTCACAATCAGCACCGGCCGATGCTGCATCTGGCCATCCAGCAGCTTTACGACATCGTTGGCATCCGCTGGGATCCTGACCGCAGCGAGAACCTGGTGCTGTTCGAAAAGTCGTTGCTCGCGGTCTGAGTGGTCCGACTCGGCGGAACATGAAACGGAATTCACGTTGCATGGGCGCTCGGTCGCGCGCGTTCGCCAAACCGCGATCGAGTTTTCTCTCAACCGACGCGCCGCCGCCAACCGATTCTAGTGTCCGCGAAAAACGGGAATCACGCGGCTCGCGGCGTTCTGTTGGCGACCACGCTCGTCGTTTCCTTTTCGTCGAAAGCGGCGCGCGTAGAATGATCCGGCGCAATGGATTTGCCTTGTGTCCTGTCTTTCAGGTCAGTATAAACCTCCCCAATTATTGCACTCCTTCGGATAGGAGATCGTGACCATGCAAGGAAAGCGCGTGCGGGCCAATCAACTGGCCCCGGCACGAATCGAGCAGGCGACCGCCGTCATCAGCGCCGAGTCGGGCGTGACGAGCGAGTCTGAGGAGCCTCCGGGTAGTGGGTCCCACCCCACATCGTTTCGCCACCCACAATGGAAGGACGTTCCGCAAGAGCAATGGGAAGACTGGCGTTGGCAAATGCACAACGCGGTGCGGACCACTCGGCAGCTTGCCGAACTGCTGCCGCTTCCAATGGATCGGCTGGCCGATCTGGAGCGCCTGGAGTCTCAGTACAAGCTGGTGTTGGCGCCGTACTACTTGTCGCTGATCGACGTCAACGATCCGTACCACGACCCGATCGGCCTACAGGCCTTGCCGCATCCGGCCGAGGCAGTGGCCGATAGCGTCGAGGAAAAAGCAGACCCGCTCGACGAGGACAAAGACTCGCCCGTGCCGGGCCTGACGCATCGATATCCGGATCGTGTGCTGCTGGTGACCACGCCAGTCTGCTCGATGTACTGCCGGTTTTGCACTCGCAAACGGGTAACAATGGACCGCGACGGCTGGGACGCTCCCAGCCGCGACGATCAGCGGATGATCGAGTATGTGGCCAGCCATCCCGAAATCCACGATTGCATACTTTCCGGCGGCGACGCGCTGATGCTCTCCGAGGGCAAGTTGCGCTGGTTTCTCACGCAGCTTGCGGCCATTGAGCATGTCGACGTGATCCGCGTCGGCACGCGCGTGCCAGTCACCTTGCCGCAGAAGCTGTTCGATCCACGGTTGATCGACGTGCTGCGCGAAACCGGCAAGGTGTGGGTGCAAACGCACTTCAACCACCCGCGCGAGATCACGCCCGAGGCCGCGCGCGGCTGTCGCAACTTGATCAACGCGGGCATGCCGATCAACAACCATGCCGTGCTGCTCAAAGGCGTGAATGACTCGGTCGACACGATGCGCGCGCTCATGCGGGGTTTATTGCGCATCAAGGTGCGCCCCTACTATCTGTTTCATTGCGATCCGGTGGTCGGCGCCGGCCACTTCCGCACCACCGTGTGGAAGGGACTGGAGATCATGGAAGGCCTGCGCGGTCACATGTCGGGTCTGGGCGTCCCGACCTACGTGATCGACGGCCTGCACGGCGCTGGCAAGATTCCGGTGATGCCGAACTATTTGGTCTCGGCGTCGGATCAGGCCGTGGTGCTGCGCAACTACGAGGGCATGCTGTTCCGCTACGCTCCCGAGGATCACTACGGCGCTCGACCGTCGCCAATCGCCACGACCGGCGTCAGCGACTTGCTCTCTGGCTCCGGCGAAAAGCTGATGCCCGAGGGCAACGCGCGGATGGCGCGGCGTCGGTCCAAGTTGGCCGAGGCGCCAACCGTGCAAGGGCCGGTGACGGTGGCCGGCGCCAAGCGCGCTCGCGCGGCCGCGAAGAACCTGGTCGAGACGATGGCCGCCGCTCGCGGCGCCAACTCGACAAGTCGCGGCCGAACCGACAAAAGCGACGCAGTGAAGCCCAAGCCGATCGACGACAAACCACGCGCTCGCGGGCGAGCGCGCACGGCGGCGCCGCTGCCGATGGACGCCTCAGAAAGCGTCGTCACCGGCTGGTCGGGCGACGAGTCGCTGTTGACGGTGCTCAATCACGCGGACAAATAGAGGATCAAAGCCCTTGAAGATTGGATTGACGTTCGACGCGCGTGGCGGTTGGGACGGCGAACCAGCGACTGGCGCGCCGCGCCGCGGTCAGCGCTTGGCCGCGGGCGGCCAGACGGTGATGCTCGCGACCGACGACGCCGAAGAAGAGTTCGACGCGCCAGCGACGATCGAGGCGCTGGCCAAAGTGATTCGCTCGCTGGGGCACGACGTCGAGCTACTAGGCAATGGCGAAACACTGATGCGCCGCCTGCTCGACGGCGAGCGGCCGGATCTGGTGTTCAACATCGCCGAGGGGCGCGGCGTTAGCCGCTCGCGCGAGGCGCGGACGCCCGCCATCCTGGAAGCGCTGGGAATACCATACACCGGATCCGATCCGCTCTCGTTGGCCGTCAGCCTGGACAAAGATTGCGCCAAACGACTGGTGGCGCAGGCTGGCGTGGCCACGCCGCGCTGGACAGTGGTCGAAGGGCACGCGGCCGACATCTTGGAGCGCGTCGCTGGCTTTCAATGGCCCCTGGTGGCGAAGCCGGCCTACGAAGGATCGTCGAAGGGGATTCGCGCGACGAGCTTGGTGCGCGACGAGCGGCAACTCGCCGCCACGCTCCGCGAGATGCTCGCCGACTATCGCCAGCCGATCTTGGTCGAGGAATACATCGAAGGCGACGAGTTGACCGTGGGCCTGGTCGGCAATCCGCCCGAGGTGCTCGGCATCATGCGGATTATTCCGCGATCGACCGATCAGCCATTCATCTACAGCTTGGAAGTGAAGCGCGACTGGGAAGACGTGATCCGCTACGAATGTCCCGCGCAGATCGGCGCGACAGCGACGCGCGCCGTCGAGCAGGCGGCCATCGCCGCATGGCGAGCGCTGGGCTGCCAGGACTTTGCTCGCGTCGATTTTCGGCTGCGGGGAGAGACGCCGTACTTCTTGGAGGCGAACCCACTGCCCGGCCTCAACCCGGTGGGGGGCGACATCGTGTTTCTGGCGAATTACGTCGGCGTGAGCCATGCGGAGCTGGTGCGCCGCGTGTTGAACGCCGCGCTGGAACGGATTGGCGCCTAGTCGCGCCCACCGTCGCATTGGCGCGACAGGCTTGAGCAATCGTCGCGATGGCCGTAGGCTGTCGGCTTTGACTCGGCCAGTCGATTTGGGACCAAGCCCGCCGAATCGCCGACTTCGCGGCTGCCGGATTCGGTCTTGTCCGCGGCCATTTTGAGAAAGCTGCTCGCATGCCGCATGCCAGTTCGCTGCCGGTCCGAATCGCCGTCATCGGCGCCGGCGCCGTGACCGACTATCACCACGTGCCGGGGATTCGACTCGACCCGCGCGCCG
Protein-coding regions in this window:
- a CDS encoding GNAT family N-acetyltransferase, which produces MASAKIDVIGPNEVPLIAELYSNIFRPARDGAFFRRRFQGRYNVLMLLAHLDESPVGFFVGFELKPTVFFAWLYGVLPDQRRQGIASQLMEAVHGWAVEHGYDSIRFECHNQHRPMLHLAIQQLYDIVGIRWDPDRSENLVLFEKSLLAV
- a CDS encoding KamA family radical SAM protein, whose translation is MTMQGKRVRANQLAPARIEQATAVISAESGVTSESEEPPGSGSHPTSFRHPQWKDVPQEQWEDWRWQMHNAVRTTRQLAELLPLPMDRLADLERLESQYKLVLAPYYLSLIDVNDPYHDPIGLQALPHPAEAVADSVEEKADPLDEDKDSPVPGLTHRYPDRVLLVTTPVCSMYCRFCTRKRVTMDRDGWDAPSRDDQRMIEYVASHPEIHDCILSGGDALMLSEGKLRWFLTQLAAIEHVDVIRVGTRVPVTLPQKLFDPRLIDVLRETGKVWVQTHFNHPREITPEAARGCRNLINAGMPINNHAVLLKGVNDSVDTMRALMRGLLRIKVRPYYLFHCDPVVGAGHFRTTVWKGLEIMEGLRGHMSGLGVPTYVIDGLHGAGKIPVMPNYLVSASDQAVVLRNYEGMLFRYAPEDHYGARPSPIATTGVSDLLSGSGEKLMPEGNARMARRRSKLAEAPTVQGPVTVAGAKRARAAAKNLVETMAAARGANSTSRGRTDKSDAVKPKPIDDKPRARGRARTAAPLPMDASESVVTGWSGDESLLTVLNHADK
- a CDS encoding ATP-grasp domain-containing protein, which codes for MKIGLTFDARGGWDGEPATGAPRRGQRLAAGGQTVMLATDDAEEEFDAPATIEALAKVIRSLGHDVELLGNGETLMRRLLDGERPDLVFNIAEGRGVSRSREARTPAILEALGIPYTGSDPLSLAVSLDKDCAKRLVAQAGVATPRWTVVEGHAADILERVAGFQWPLVAKPAYEGSSKGIRATSLVRDERQLAATLREMLADYRQPILVEEYIEGDELTVGLVGNPPEVLGIMRIIPRSTDQPFIYSLEVKRDWEDVIRYECPAQIGATATRAVEQAAIAAWRALGCQDFARVDFRLRGETPYFLEANPLPGLNPVGGDIVFLANYVGVSHAELVRRVLNAALERIGA